One Bosea sp. 685 DNA segment encodes these proteins:
- a CDS encoding ArsC family reductase gives MTITIYGIKNCDTMKKARSWLEARGVAHAFHDYKASGIDRVSLARWVDEHGWETVLNRAGTTFRALPDADKQGLDAGKAIALMLAQPSMIKRPVLDLGGKTLVGFKPEAYAGALG, from the coding sequence ATGACGATCACGATCTACGGCATCAAGAACTGCGACACGATGAAGAAGGCGCGCAGCTGGTTGGAGGCGCGCGGCGTCGCCCATGCCTTCCACGACTACAAGGCGAGCGGCATCGACCGCGTCTCCCTGGCGCGTTGGGTCGATGAGCATGGCTGGGAAACGGTGCTCAACCGTGCCGGCACGACCTTTCGCGCCCTGCCCGATGCCGACAAGCAGGGGCTGGATGCCGGGAAGGCGATAGCGCTGATGCTGGCCCAACCCTCGATGATCAAGCGCCCGGTGCTCGATCTCGGCGGCAAGACGCTGGTGGGCTTCAAGCCGGAGGCCTATGCAGGCGCGCTGGGCTGA
- the tgt gene encoding tRNA guanosine(34) transglycosylase Tgt: MTFQSTTTDFSFHLAARDGAARTGEIRMPRGVIRTPAFMPVGTAATVKGMYPEQVKALGADVVLGNTYHLMLRPGAERVAKLGGLHKFMNWPHPILTDSGGFQVMSLSQLRKLTEEGVTFQSHIDGSKHVLTPERSVEIQNLLGSDIVMQLDECVSLPCEDKVAEKAMRLSLRWAERCKTAFGNPAGRALFGIVQGGAVPALRIESARELVAMDLKGYAIGGLAVGEPQDIMLAMIETVEPYLPAEKPRYLMGVGTPDDLVEAVSRGIDMFDCVMPTRAGRHGQIFTRFGRMNLKNAKHADDPRPIDPQSSCQAANGYARAYLHHLVKAEEMLGKMLLTWVNLAYYQELMAGLRAAIAQGRLQDFIVETKEGWARGETAGEPA, from the coding sequence ATGACCTTCCAATCCACGACCACCGATTTCAGCTTCCATCTTGCCGCTCGCGATGGCGCCGCCCGCACCGGCGAGATCCGCATGCCGCGCGGCGTCATTCGGACGCCGGCCTTCATGCCGGTCGGTACCGCCGCGACCGTCAAGGGCATGTACCCTGAGCAGGTCAAGGCGCTCGGCGCCGATGTCGTGCTCGGCAACACCTATCATCTGATGCTGCGGCCGGGCGCGGAGCGCGTGGCGAAGCTCGGCGGCCTGCACAAATTCATGAACTGGCCGCACCCGATCCTGACCGATTCCGGCGGGTTCCAGGTGATGTCGCTCTCCCAGCTGCGCAAGCTGACGGAGGAGGGCGTCACCTTCCAGTCGCATATCGACGGCTCGAAGCATGTGCTCACGCCCGAGCGCTCGGTCGAGATCCAGAACCTGCTCGGCTCCGACATCGTGATGCAGCTCGATGAATGCGTCTCGCTGCCTTGCGAGGACAAGGTCGCGGAAAAAGCGATGCGTCTGTCGCTGCGCTGGGCCGAGCGCTGCAAGACGGCCTTCGGCAATCCGGCCGGGCGGGCGCTCTTCGGCATCGTCCAGGGCGGGGCGGTGCCGGCGCTCAGGATCGAGAGTGCGCGCGAGCTCGTCGCCATGGACCTCAAGGGCTACGCCATCGGCGGGCTGGCCGTCGGCGAGCCGCAGGACATCATGCTGGCGATGATCGAGACCGTCGAGCCGTATCTACCGGCGGAGAAACCGCGCTATCTGATGGGCGTCGGCACGCCCGACGATCTCGTCGAGGCGGTCTCGCGCGGCATCGACATGTTCGACTGCGTGATGCCGACGCGCGCCGGCCGCCACGGCCAGATCTTCACGCGTTTCGGCCGGATGAACCTGAAGAATGCCAAGCATGCCGACGATCCGCGGCCGATCGATCCGCAATCGTCCTGCCAGGCTGCGAATGGCTATGCGCGCGCCTATCTGCACCACCTCGTCAAGGCCGAAGAGATGCTCGGCAAGATGCTGCTGACCTGGGTCAATCTGGCTTATTATCAGGAGCTGATGGCGGGCTTGCGCGCCGCGATCGCGCAGGGGCGGCTCCAGGATTTCATCGTCGAGACCAAGGAAGGCTGGGCGCGGGGCGAAACCGCTGGCGAGCCGGCGTGA
- a CDS encoding DMT family transporter: protein MLARDRLRWRLAFGGMVVAMAIFGANFVVSRHAILNGLSPHDLLALRFGTAGLILLPTFLSGGLSTCGGIGWGRGATLAIMSGLPMSYLLLTGLTYAPAAHGATIGPGLVTVIGIVGGVILFATALTRQLFLGIGAVLFGLACLAIAGSTHTNPTILLGDLCFVGVGLIWGCYPLLIQLWRVDALKATAIVSVLSMAYLPFYALFYFRGFDVAPWWVIALHGINQGVLNVILGLWIWSWAARVLGPAVVGRFPPMIPVIGTLLGIPVLGEIPSGLQIAGIGLIIGGLFIASWRRSAPAALELHQAEIPNYADDEPEPQR, encoded by the coding sequence ATGCTGGCGCGAGACCGCCTGCGCTGGCGGCTCGCCTTTGGCGGCATGGTCGTGGCCATGGCGATCTTCGGCGCGAACTTCGTCGTCAGCCGGCATGCCATCCTCAACGGGCTCAGCCCGCATGACCTGCTGGCGCTGCGCTTCGGCACGGCGGGGCTCATCCTGCTGCCGACCTTCCTTTCAGGCGGCCTCTCCACTTGCGGCGGCATCGGCTGGGGCCGGGGCGCCACGCTCGCGATCATGAGCGGGCTGCCGATGAGCTATCTGCTGCTGACCGGACTGACCTATGCGCCGGCTGCTCATGGCGCGACGATCGGCCCGGGATTGGTGACCGTGATCGGCATCGTCGGCGGCGTCATCCTGTTCGCCACGGCGTTGACGCGGCAGCTCTTTCTCGGCATCGGCGCGGTGCTCTTCGGGCTCGCCTGCCTCGCCATAGCGGGCAGCACGCACACCAATCCCACGATCCTTCTCGGCGATCTCTGCTTTGTCGGCGTCGGGTTGATCTGGGGATGCTATCCCTTGCTGATCCAGCTCTGGCGCGTCGATGCGCTGAAGGCGACCGCGATCGTCTCGGTGCTGTCGATGGCCTATCTGCCCTTCTACGCGCTGTTCTATTTTCGCGGCTTCGATGTCGCGCCCTGGTGGGTCATCGCACTGCACGGCATCAATCAGGGCGTGCTCAATGTGATCCTGGGTCTGTGGATCTGGAGTTGGGCCGCGCGCGTGCTGGGGCCGGCCGTGGTCGGCCGTTTCCCGCCGATGATCCCCGTCATCGGCACACTGCTGGGCATCCCCGTCCTTGGCGAAATCCCGAGCGGCCTCCAGATCGCCGGCATCGGGCTGATCATCGGCGGCTTGTTCATCGCCTCCTGGCGGCGCTCAGCGCCGGCCGCGCTTGAGCTGCATCAGGCCGAGATTCCAAACTATGCAGATGACGAGCCCGAGCCCCAGCGATAG
- the eno gene encoding phosphopyruvate hydratase produces MTAIIDIIGRQILDSRGNPTVEVDVVLEDGSMGRAAVPSGASTGAHEAVELRDGDKSRYLGKGVLKAVEAVNVAIAEQLVAMDAEDQVAIDAAMIELDGTPNKSKLGANAILGVSLAVAKAAAEASGLALYRYVGGTQARVLPVPMMNIVNGGAHADNPIDFQEFMVMPIGAPSFAEALRMGSEIFHTLKKALHDAGHNTNVGDEGGFAPNLKSAEAALDFVMQAVEKAGYKPGEDIALALDCAATEFFKDGSYVYEGEGKTRDPKAQAKYLAKLVGNYPIVSIEDGMAEDDWEGWKALTDAIGSKCQLVGDDLFVTNVTRLSRGIKAKTANSILVKVNQIGTLTETLAAVEMAQRAGYTAVMSHRSGETEDSTIADLSVATNCGQIKTGSLARSDRTAKYNQLLRIEEELGAQAIYAGRDALKALA; encoded by the coding sequence ATGACCGCGATCATCGACATCATCGGCCGTCAGATTCTCGACAGCCGCGGCAACCCGACCGTCGAGGTCGATGTCGTGCTCGAAGACGGCTCGATGGGCCGCGCCGCCGTTCCCTCCGGCGCCTCGACCGGCGCGCATGAGGCGGTCGAGCTGCGCGATGGCGACAAGAGCCGCTATCTCGGCAAGGGCGTGCTCAAGGCGGTTGAGGCCGTCAATGTCGCGATCGCCGAACAGCTCGTCGCCATGGACGCCGAGGATCAGGTCGCCATCGACGCGGCAATGATCGAGCTCGACGGCACCCCCAACAAGAGCAAGCTCGGCGCCAACGCCATCCTCGGCGTCTCGCTCGCCGTTGCCAAGGCCGCTGCCGAAGCCTCGGGCCTGGCACTCTACCGCTATGTCGGCGGCACGCAGGCGCGCGTCCTGCCGGTGCCGATGATGAACATCGTCAATGGCGGCGCCCATGCCGATAATCCGATCGACTTCCAGGAGTTCATGGTCATGCCGATCGGCGCGCCCTCCTTCGCGGAGGCGCTGCGCATGGGCTCGGAGATCTTCCACACGCTGAAGAAGGCGCTGCACGACGCCGGCCACAACACCAATGTCGGCGATGAGGGCGGCTTTGCGCCGAACCTGAAATCGGCCGAAGCCGCGCTCGATTTCGTCATGCAGGCGGTCGAGAAGGCGGGCTACAAGCCCGGCGAGGACATCGCGCTGGCGCTCGACTGCGCCGCAACCGAGTTCTTCAAGGATGGCTCCTATGTCTATGAAGGTGAAGGTAAAACCCGCGATCCCAAGGCGCAGGCCAAATACCTTGCCAAGCTTGTCGGCAATTATCCGATCGTCTCAATCGAGGACGGCATGGCCGAGGACGACTGGGAGGGCTGGAAGGCGCTGACCGACGCGATCGGCTCGAAGTGCCAGCTCGTCGGCGACGACCTCTTCGTCACGAACGTGACGCGCCTGTCGCGCGGCATCAAGGCGAAGACGGCCAACTCGATCCTGGTCAAGGTCAACCAGATCGGCACGCTGACCGAGACGCTGGCTGCCGTCGAAATGGCGCAGCGCGCCGGCTATACCGCCGTGATGTCGCATCGCTCGGGCGAGACCGAGGATTCGACCATCGCCGATCTCTCGGTCGCGACCAATTGCGGGCAGATCAAGACAGGCTCGCTCGCCCGCTCCGACCGGACGGCGAAGTACAATCAGCTCCTGCGCATCGAGGAAGAGCTGGGCGCACAGGCGATCTATGCCGGGCGCGACGCCCTAAAGGCCCTCGCCTGA
- the queF gene encoding preQ(1) synthase has product MTLDASTLQLGQHSALPASPEEARLDRVPNPHAGTNYLARFTCPEFTSICPVTGQPDFGILVIDYLPGDWLVESKSLKLYLGAFRNHGAFHEDCTVNIGKTLVELLQPVWFRIGGYWYPRGGIPIDVFWQTDEPPKGLWLPDQGVAPYRGR; this is encoded by the coding sequence ATGACCCTCGACGCCTCGACCCTGCAGCTCGGCCAGCACAGCGCCTTGCCCGCCTCGCCGGAGGAGGCGCGCCTCGACCGCGTGCCCAATCCGCATGCCGGCACGAACTATCTCGCCCGCTTCACCTGCCCGGAGTTCACCTCGATCTGCCCGGTTACTGGGCAGCCCGATTTCGGCATCCTGGTGATCGACTATCTGCCGGGCGACTGGCTGGTCGAATCCAAGTCGCTGAAGCTCTATCTCGGCGCCTTCCGTAACCATGGCGCCTTCCACGAGGACTGCACCGTCAATATCGGCAAGACGCTGGTCGAGCTGCTGCAGCCGGTCTGGTTCCGCATCGGCGGCTACTGGTATCCGCGCGGCGGCATCCCGATCGACGTGTTCTGGCAGACGGACGAGCCGCCCAAGGGCCTCTGGTTGCCCGACCAGGGCGTCGCGCCCTATCGCGGTCGCTGA
- a CDS encoding MFS transporter produces MSESSAAAPTPASLRPLILVLGACGFASTFTMRIVDPLIPTLANEFAQTVPQIVAMVTAFSLSYALGQPFLGPIADSIGKVRTILICLIVLATLSTTAAFSWSYETMTVLRALTGIASGGVIPIAMAAIGDRAPMQERQVALGRFLVLMIVGQMSGSACSGIIATHAGWRAAFLSAAVIAVLAALLVAFVLKPRRNVTRQPLSLAGAIANYKTVFSNPKTKLLYGLVITEGILLFGIPSYVAAILAERSGVGPAQAGLAIAGMGFGCLVYGLLTRILVERLGPSLMTRVGGAICACALALFAFDWPWWSAVILFSFQGFGFFLLHGTFQAQATELAPSVRGSAVALFACCFFLGQAMGPVVMGVLMHLIGTGAAIVIFAIAIATLGQLTPRILPLAGSRT; encoded by the coding sequence ATGTCTGAAAGCTCTGCCGCTGCACCAACGCCTGCCTCGCTGCGCCCGCTCATCCTCGTTCTCGGAGCCTGCGGCTTCGCATCGACCTTCACGATGCGGATTGTCGATCCGCTGATCCCGACGCTGGCGAATGAATTCGCGCAGACCGTGCCGCAGATCGTGGCGATGGTGACGGCTTTCTCGCTGTCCTATGCGCTGGGCCAGCCTTTCCTCGGCCCGATCGCCGACTCGATCGGCAAGGTCCGCACCATCCTGATCTGCCTGATCGTCCTGGCCACGCTCTCGACCACCGCAGCCTTCTCCTGGTCCTACGAGACCATGACCGTGCTGCGCGCGCTGACCGGCATCGCCTCGGGGGGCGTCATTCCCATCGCGATGGCGGCGATCGGCGATCGCGCCCCAATGCAGGAGCGGCAGGTCGCACTTGGCCGCTTCCTCGTGCTGATGATAGTGGGGCAGATGTCGGGCTCGGCCTGCTCCGGCATCATCGCGACCCATGCCGGCTGGCGCGCGGCCTTCCTGTCGGCGGCGGTCATCGCGGTCCTGGCCGCCCTTCTCGTCGCTTTCGTGCTGAAGCCGCGCCGCAACGTCACGCGTCAACCCTTGAGCCTTGCGGGCGCGATCGCGAACTACAAGACGGTGTTCTCAAACCCCAAGACGAAGCTGCTCTACGGCCTCGTCATCACCGAAGGCATCCTGCTCTTCGGCATCCCGTCCTATGTCGCGGCCATCCTGGCCGAGCGCTCGGGCGTCGGCCCGGCACAAGCCGGCCTCGCCATCGCTGGCATGGGCTTCGGCTGCCTGGTTTATGGGCTTCTGACCCGGATCCTGGTCGAGCGCCTCGGCCCCTCGCTGATGACGCGCGTCGGCGGGGCGATCTGCGCCTGCGCGCTCGCGCTGTTTGCCTTCGACTGGCCCTGGTGGAGCGCCGTCATCCTTTTCAGCTTCCAGGGTTTTGGCTTCTTCCTGCTGCACGGCACCTTCCAGGCGCAGGCGACTGAACTGGCGCCGAGCGTGCGCGGGTCGGCGGTCGCCCTGTTCGCCTGCTGCTTCTTTCTTGGTCAGGCGATGGGGCCGGTGGTGATGGGCGTGCTGATGCACCTCATCGGCACGGGCGCCGCGATCGTGATCTTCGCCATCGCGATCGCCACGCTCGGGCAGCTCACGCCGCGCATCCTGCCGCTGGCCGGCAGCCGAACCTGA